From one Conexibacter woesei Iso977N genomic stretch:
- a CDS encoding cupin domain-containing protein, with protein sequence MDLANLDEREPFTTLDGSTIREIAGRVTLPSQNQSLAEAVVPAGGQTIAHYHRASEELYFFLGGAGRVRVGDEWRDVRAGDCVVLPPGVEHKLDNSAGAEPLVLLCCCSPAYSHEDTVLTEEPDPAS encoded by the coding sequence ATGGACCTCGCGAACCTGGACGAGCGGGAGCCGTTCACGACCCTCGATGGCTCGACGATCCGCGAGATCGCCGGGCGCGTGACCCTGCCGTCGCAGAACCAGTCGCTGGCCGAGGCGGTCGTGCCGGCCGGCGGGCAGACGATCGCCCACTACCACCGCGCGTCCGAGGAGCTGTACTTCTTCCTCGGCGGCGCGGGCCGCGTGCGCGTGGGCGACGAGTGGCGCGACGTGCGCGCGGGCGACTGCGTCGTCCTGCCGCCCGGCGTCGAGCACAAGCTCGACAACTCCGCCGGCGCCGAGCCGCTGGTCCTGCTGTGCTGCTGCTCGCCCGCGTACTCGCACGAGGACACCGTGCTGACCGAGGAGCCGGACCCCGCGTCGTGA
- a CDS encoding cytochrome P450: protein MLPPGPSLSPRRQVLAWLFRPEAVMERAQRECGDVFTLQLPLGPIVAVADPALIKEVFTGDSDVLRAGEGNAPLEPVVGPDSLLLLDGARHLRRRRLVLPPFHGDRLKAYSSTMADITAADLATWPHDEPFPVEPRLRAITLAIILRVVFGIEDSQRAATLERLIPQLIPDGAVSSLLLLPALRRDLGPRSPWRRFLQARAAIDAILFDEIAHRRAETEHGDDILSMLVQARDEDGAPLTDHELRDELITLLTAGHETTASALSWTFALLHHRPDLAEAARHDDALLDAIVTETLRLKPPLSLAVRRTTQPLQLGSHTLPAGTRVGPCLYLANRHPATYGPDAGAFRPERFLDTTNKPDTYSWVPFGGGIRRCVGAAFAQLEMRTVLRAALDTYNITPAPPRGRAERTRRRAIVLTPSAGGRTIVSPRRAPAPAAPRAAAASSARP from the coding sequence ATGCTCCCGCCCGGACCGAGCCTCTCGCCGCGCCGTCAGGTCCTCGCCTGGCTCTTCCGCCCCGAAGCGGTGATGGAGCGCGCGCAGCGCGAGTGCGGCGACGTCTTCACGCTCCAACTCCCGCTCGGGCCGATCGTCGCGGTCGCCGACCCGGCGCTGATCAAGGAGGTCTTCACCGGCGACAGCGACGTCCTGCGCGCCGGCGAGGGCAACGCGCCGCTGGAGCCCGTCGTCGGCCCGGACTCGCTGCTGCTGCTCGACGGCGCGCGCCACCTGCGCCGCCGGCGGCTCGTCCTGCCGCCGTTCCACGGCGACCGCCTCAAGGCCTACAGCTCGACGATGGCCGACATCACCGCGGCCGACCTCGCGACCTGGCCGCACGACGAGCCGTTCCCGGTCGAGCCGCGCCTGCGGGCGATCACGCTGGCGATCATCCTGCGCGTCGTCTTCGGGATCGAGGACTCGCAGCGCGCCGCGACGCTGGAGCGCCTGATCCCCCAGCTCATCCCCGACGGCGCCGTCTCCTCGCTGCTCCTCCTCCCCGCCCTGCGCCGCGACCTCGGCCCGCGCTCGCCGTGGCGGCGCTTCCTCCAGGCCCGCGCCGCGATCGACGCGATCCTCTTCGACGAGATCGCCCACCGCCGCGCCGAGACCGAGCACGGCGACGACATCTTGTCCATGTTGGTCCAGGCCCGCGACGAGGACGGCGCGCCGCTGACCGACCACGAGCTGCGCGACGAGCTGATCACGCTCCTGACCGCCGGCCACGAGACGACCGCCTCCGCCCTCTCCTGGACGTTCGCGCTCCTGCACCACCGCCCCGACCTCGCGGAGGCGGCGCGCCACGACGACGCGCTGCTCGACGCGATCGTCACCGAGACGCTGCGCCTCAAGCCACCGCTCTCGCTCGCGGTCCGCCGGACCACGCAACCCCTACAACTCGGGTCCCACACGTTGCCCGCCGGGACGCGCGTCGGCCCGTGCCTCTACCTGGCCAACCGCCACCCCGCCACCTACGGCCCGGACGCGGGCGCCTTCCGGCCCGAGCGCTTCCTCGACACCACCAACAAGCCCGACACCTACAGCTGGGTCCCGTTCGGCGGCGGCATCCGCCGCTGCGTCGGCGCCGCCTTCGCGCAGCTCGAGATGCGCACGGTCCTGCGCGCCGCGCTCGACACCTACAACATCACGCCCGCGCCGCCGCGCGGCCGCGCCGAGCGCACCCGCCGCCGTGCGATCGTCCTGACCCCCAGCGCGGGCGGCCGGACGATCGTCAGCCCGCGGCGCGCGCCCGCGCCCGCTGCGCCTCGCGCCGCAGCAGCGTCTTCTGCTCGGCCCTGA
- a CDS encoding class I SAM-dependent methyltransferase, with protein MSERQRYVPAAGFRALTRFYDPILALTSREQAFRSRLLAAVSAGLPDGGRVLDVGCGTGSFALLLAQARPDASILGLDGDPDALAIARRKAPGLDFRQALADDTGEPDRSADAVTMSLVLHHLDADGKAAALGEARRVLRPGGMLHVADWGPPQDPAMRVAFTVLQLVDGFATTRDHAAGNLPGFIARAGFAPAPAFATLRTAFGSLELRSHAIL; from the coding sequence ATGAGCGAGCGGCAGCGCTACGTTCCCGCCGCGGGCTTCAGGGCGCTCACGAGGTTCTACGACCCGATCCTCGCGCTGACCTCGCGCGAGCAGGCGTTCCGGAGCAGGCTGCTCGCGGCGGTGTCGGCGGGGCTGCCCGACGGCGGCCGCGTGCTCGACGTCGGCTGCGGCACCGGCTCCTTCGCGCTGCTGCTCGCGCAGGCGCGGCCGGACGCGTCGATCCTCGGCCTCGACGGCGACCCCGACGCGCTGGCGATCGCGCGGCGCAAGGCGCCGGGGCTCGACTTCCGCCAGGCCCTCGCCGATGACACCGGCGAGCCGGACCGCAGCGCGGACGCGGTGACGATGTCGCTCGTCCTGCACCACCTCGACGCGGACGGCAAGGCGGCGGCGCTGGGCGAGGCGCGGCGGGTCCTGCGGCCGGGCGGGATGCTCCACGTCGCCGACTGGGGGCCGCCGCAGGATCCCGCGATGCGGGTCGCGTTCACGGTGCTGCAGCTCGTCGACGGGTTCGCGACCACGCGGGACCACGCGGCGGGCAACCTGCCGGGGTTCATCGCGCGCGCCGGCTTCGCGCCCGCGCCCGCCTTCGCCACGCTGCGGACCGCGTTCGGCTCGCTCGAGCTGCGCAGCCACGCCATCCTGTAG
- a CDS encoding heavy metal translocating P-type ATPase, whose amino-acid sequence MNDLEIPITGMTCASCANRVEKSLNGLEGVVATVNYATEKASVAFPDAVAPEQLVEAVRAAGYDAALPSETVDGGPGPDPAEAHLASLRERLLISAVLSLPVLLLSMIEPLQFDDWQWLALTLASPVVVWGAWPFHRAAWANLRHGAATMDTLISLGVGAAYGWSLYALFLGDAGMTGMRMTLSLGGGGGRGDELYLETAAVVTTFLLAGRYFEARAKRRAGAALEALLALGAKDVAVLDATGAERRIPIEQLAAGDRFVVRPGEKVATDGEVVEGHGAVDQSLLTGESVPVEKGPGDAVAGATVNAGGRLVVRATRVGSDTALAQIARLVTAAQAGKAPVQRLADRVSAVFVPVVIAIALATLLVRLLAGDASSAAFASAVAVLVIACPCALGLATPTALLVGTGRGAQLGLLIKGPEVLESTRTIDTIILDKTGTVTTGHMSVTAVHGDDPTTILRLAGAVEDASEHPIAQAVATAARAAQPAGLPMAGGGAALAPLPRVEGFVSRDGLGVEGVVGGHGVQVGRPALMADWGLRVPAQLDAQRAELEGAGQTAVLVAWDGEVRGVIGVADTIKPTSAAAIARLRGLGLTPILLTGDNAVTARTIAAEAGIDQVVAEVLPAEKADVVRRLQAEGKVVAMVGDGVNDAPALAAADLGIAIGTGTDVAIEASDLTLVSGDLRGAADAIRLSRATLRTIRQNLGWAFGYNVAAIPLAVAGLLSPLVAGAAMALSSISVVLNALRLRSFR is encoded by the coding sequence ATGAACGACCTCGAGATCCCCATCACCGGCATGACCTGCGCGTCGTGCGCCAACCGCGTCGAGAAGTCCCTGAACGGGCTGGAGGGCGTGGTGGCGACCGTCAACTACGCGACCGAGAAGGCGAGCGTCGCGTTCCCGGACGCGGTCGCGCCGGAGCAGCTGGTCGAGGCGGTGAGGGCCGCAGGCTACGACGCCGCGCTGCCCTCGGAGACGGTTGACGGCGGTCCGGGACCGGACCCGGCCGAGGCGCACCTGGCGTCCTTGCGCGAACGGCTGCTGATCTCGGCCGTGCTGTCGCTGCCGGTGTTGTTGTTGTCCATGATCGAGCCGCTGCAGTTCGACGACTGGCAGTGGCTCGCGCTGACGCTCGCCTCGCCGGTCGTCGTCTGGGGCGCGTGGCCGTTCCACCGCGCCGCGTGGGCGAACCTGCGCCACGGCGCCGCGACGATGGACACGCTGATCTCGCTCGGCGTGGGCGCCGCCTACGGGTGGTCGCTGTACGCGCTGTTCCTCGGCGACGCCGGGATGACCGGCATGAGGATGACGCTGTCGCTGGGCGGCGGTGGCGGGCGCGGCGACGAGCTGTACCTGGAGACCGCGGCGGTCGTGACGACGTTCCTGCTCGCCGGGCGCTACTTCGAGGCGCGTGCCAAGCGGCGCGCGGGCGCCGCGCTGGAGGCACTGCTGGCGCTCGGCGCCAAGGACGTCGCGGTGCTCGACGCGACGGGCGCCGAGCGGCGGATCCCGATCGAGCAGCTGGCCGCGGGCGATCGGTTCGTCGTGCGGCCGGGCGAGAAGGTCGCCACCGACGGCGAGGTCGTCGAGGGCCACGGCGCGGTCGACCAGTCGCTGCTGACGGGCGAGTCGGTCCCGGTCGAGAAGGGCCCGGGCGACGCGGTCGCGGGCGCGACGGTCAACGCGGGCGGGCGGCTCGTCGTGCGCGCGACGCGCGTCGGCAGCGACACCGCGCTCGCGCAGATCGCCCGCTTGGTGACGGCCGCGCAGGCCGGCAAGGCGCCGGTCCAGCGGCTCGCCGACCGCGTCTCGGCCGTGTTCGTCCCGGTCGTGATCGCGATCGCCTTGGCGACGTTGTTGGTGCGGTTGCTCGCGGGCGACGCGTCGAGCGCGGCCTTCGCCTCCGCCGTCGCCGTGCTGGTCATCGCGTGCCCGTGCGCGCTGGGCCTGGCGACGCCGACCGCGCTGCTGGTCGGCACCGGCCGCGGCGCGCAGCTGGGGCTGCTGATCAAGGGCCCGGAGGTCCTGGAGTCGACCCGGACGATCGACACCATCATCTTGGACAAGACCGGCACGGTCACCACCGGCCACATGTCCGTCACCGCCGTGCACGGAGACGACCCCACGACGATCCTGCGCCTCGCGGGCGCCGTCGAGGACGCCTCCGAGCACCCGATCGCCCAGGCGGTCGCGACGGCGGCCCGTGCGGCGCAGCCCGCGGGGCTCCCGATGGCCGGCGGCGGCGCGGCGCTCGCGCCCCTCCCCCGCGTCGAGGGCTTCGTCTCGCGCGACGGGCTCGGCGTCGAGGGTGTCGTCGGCGGGCACGGCGTGCAGGTCGGGCGCCCGGCGCTGATGGCCGACTGGGGCCTGCGCGTCCCGGCGCAGCTCGACGCGCAGCGCGCGGAGCTCGAGGGTGCGGGGCAGACCGCGGTGCTGGTCGCTTGGGACGGCGAGGTGCGCGGGGTGATCGGCGTCGCCGACACGATCAAGCCGACGAGCGCCGCGGCGATCGCGCGGCTGCGCGGGCTCGGGCTGACGCCGATCCTGCTGACCGGCGACAACGCGGTCACCGCGCGCACGATCGCCGCCGAGGCGGGCATCGACCAAGTTGTCGCGGAAGTCCTGCCGGCCGAGAAGGCCGACGTCGTCCGCCGGCTGCAGGCCGAGGGCAAGGTGGTGGCGATGGTCGGCGACGGCGTCAACGACGCGCCCGCGCTCGCCGCCGCGGACCTCGGGATCGCGATCGGGACCGGGACCGACGTGGCGATCGAGGCCTCCGACCTGACGCTCGTGAGCGGCGACCTGCGCGGCGCGGCGGACGCGATCCGCCTCTCCCGCGCGACGCTGCGCACGATCCGCCAGAACCTCGGCTGGGCCTTCGGCTACAACGTCGCGGCGATCCCGCTGGCCGTCGCCGGCCTGCTCAGCCCACTGGTCGCCGGCGCCGCGATGGCGTTGTCCTCCATCTCGGTCGTGTTGAACGCTCTGCGTCTGCGTTCGTTCCGATGA
- a CDS encoding VOC family protein, which translates to MSDPIDPGVFIGHVHLRTADIDRVRDFYVGVLGFDVVAEERDVPGWGTTGDILFVSAGGYHHHLGFNTWKSKDGGPQPDGVTGLHHVAINYPNKAALADALRRLEAVDHPIRQASDHGTHLALYISDPDGNDLELAWDRPRAEWPRDGVGALAMTFGDLDLDDLRREAPGSSN; encoded by the coding sequence ATGAGCGACCCCATCGATCCCGGCGTCTTCATCGGCCACGTCCACCTGCGCACCGCCGACATCGACCGCGTGCGCGACTTCTACGTCGGCGTCCTCGGCTTCGACGTCGTCGCCGAGGAGCGCGACGTCCCGGGGTGGGGGACGACCGGTGACATCCTCTTCGTGTCGGCCGGGGGCTACCACCATCACTTGGGGTTCAACACCTGGAAGTCCAAGGACGGCGGGCCGCAGCCCGACGGCGTGACCGGCCTGCACCACGTCGCGATCAACTACCCCAACAAGGCCGCGCTGGCCGACGCGCTGCGCCGCCTGGAGGCGGTCGACCACCCGATCCGCCAGGCCTCCGACCACGGCACGCACCTGGCGCTCTACATCTCTGACCCGGACGGCAACGACCTCGAGCTGGCGTGGGACCGGCCGCGCGCCGAATGGCCCCGCGACGGGGTCGGCGCGCTCGCGATGACGTTCGGCGACCTCGACCTCGACGACCTCCGTCGCGAGGCTCCGGGTTCCTCCAACTAG
- the atpB gene encoding F0F1 ATP synthase subunit A, with product MMPKRFAILLTPLVVLLASPAGAFALNINDDYRPQDEFELKKWIPLGIFSINKAVLYVVLAAALTCFTMIYIAKRMQERPNKVQTVVELAYGLMRDNITRGNMDEAMALKWFPFIGALFLFIWFSNMLGYLPLPTSQEKIDIFGVHIPAFALFAATANISVPLVLTLVVWVSYHVEGVRAKGFVGYLKSWVPAGVEGAAAGPIFLIEVISHFVRLVSLSVRLFANILAGHLLILFMGGGLVVLLNLSIFGSVVLGLVTGTMAVAFFIFEVALVATLQAFIFATLTAIYLGGAVAAEH from the coding sequence ATGATGCCCAAGCGCTTCGCCATCCTCCTGACGCCGCTGGTCGTCCTGCTCGCTTCGCCGGCAGGCGCGTTCGCGTTGAACATCAACGACGACTACCGCCCGCAGGACGAGTTCGAGCTGAAGAAGTGGATCCCGCTCGGGATCTTCTCCATCAACAAGGCCGTCCTCTACGTCGTCCTCGCCGCCGCGCTGACCTGCTTCACGATGATCTACATCGCCAAGCGCATGCAGGAGCGGCCGAACAAGGTCCAGACCGTCGTCGAGCTCGCCTACGGCCTCATGCGCGACAACATCACGCGCGGCAACATGGACGAGGCGATGGCGCTGAAGTGGTTCCCCTTCATCGGCGCCCTGTTCCTCTTCATCTGGTTCTCGAACATGCTCGGCTACCTGCCGCTGCCGACGAGCCAGGAGAAGATCGACATCTTCGGCGTGCACATCCCGGCCTTCGCGCTGTTCGCGGCCACCGCCAACATCTCCGTGCCACTCGTCCTGACGCTCGTCGTCTGGGTCAGCTACCACGTCGAGGGCGTCCGGGCCAAGGGCTTCGTCGGCTACCTGAAGTCCTGGGTGCCCGCGGGCGTCGAGGGCGCCGCCGCCGGCCCGATCTTCCTGATCGAGGTCATCTCGCACTTCGTCCGGCTCGTCAGCCTCTCCGTTCGTCTCTTCGCGAACATCCTCGCCGGCCACCTCCTGATCCTCTTCATGGGTGGCGGCCTGGTCGTGCTGCTGAACCTCTCGATCTTCGGCTCGGTCGTGCTCGGTCTGGTGACCGGGACGATGGCCGTCGCGTTCTTCATCTTCGAAGTGGCCCTGGTCGCAACGCTCCAGGCGTTCATCTTCGCCACCCTTACCGCGATCTACCTCGGCGGCGCCGTCGCCGCCGAGCACTAA
- the atpE gene encoding ATP synthase F0 subunit C: MDLSVINQVTTLAQAADPQEYGRKAGKAIALGIGAGLGTIGPGVGVGYIFGKVIESVTRQPEMRDEITSIQWLGFALTEAIVFYAFIFGLIAFFLG; encoded by the coding sequence GTGGACCTGTCAGTCATCAACCAGGTGACCACCCTGGCTCAGGCCGCTGATCCGCAGGAGTACGGCCGCAAGGCCGGCAAGGCGATCGCGTTGGGCATCGGCGCCGGTCTCGGCACCATCGGCCCGGGCGTCGGCGTCGGCTACATCTTCGGCAAGGTCATCGAGTCGGTCACCCGTCAGCCGGAGATGCGTGACGAGATCACCTCGATCCAGTGGCTGGGCTTCGCACTGACCGAGGCGATCGTCTTCTACGCCTTCATCTTCGGCCTCATCGCCTTCTTCCTCGGCTAG
- the atpF gene encoding F0F1 ATP synthase subunit B: MLNGIITALPLAAEDAAKDKSSNFLVSPDIGLMIWTLAVFFVTLFLLRKYAFPPIQAALEKRQHMIEESIDSANRVKAEADEILAEYRERLKEARVQAEEIVARARKNGEAAERQALEEAKGLREEQLAQARKDIQAETARALQEIRKEVADLTVAATERVTRKTLNEDDQRRLVEEALSELDFTALGERR, translated from the coding sequence ATGCTGAACGGCATCATCACCGCGCTTCCGCTCGCAGCGGAGGACGCCGCGAAGGACAAGTCCTCCAACTTCCTCGTCAGCCCGGACATCGGGCTGATGATCTGGACGTTGGCGGTCTTCTTCGTGACGCTCTTCCTGCTGAGGAAGTACGCGTTCCCACCGATCCAGGCTGCGCTCGAGAAGCGCCAGCACATGATCGAGGAGTCCATCGACTCGGCCAACCGCGTCAAGGCGGAGGCCGACGAGATCCTCGCCGAGTACCGCGAGCGCCTCAAGGAGGCGCGCGTGCAGGCCGAGGAGATCGTCGCCCGCGCCCGTAAGAACGGCGAGGCCGCCGAGCGCCAGGCCCTCGAAGAGGCCAAGGGCCTCCGCGAGGAGCAGCTGGCGCAGGCACGCAAGGACATCCAGGCCGAGACCGCTCGCGCCCTGCAGGAGATCCGCAAGGAAGTCGCCGACCTCACGGTCGCGGCGACCGAGCGCGTCACCCGCAAGACGCTCAACGAGGACGACCAGCGTCGCCTCGTCGAAGAGGCGCTGTCGGAGCTGGACTTCACC